The genomic region AAAAAGCGACGTGAAGCGAATCGTGTCAGCAAGTCTCGTCGCCGTCTGCGGGTGGAGTTGTTTGAGCAGCGGATGATGCTGCACGGTGAGGCGGTGGATGGGGTCGACACGATGTCGGACACGGATGCTCTGGCGGCAGCAGCCGAGATGACAACGGGGACAACCCGTGACGTTTCGTCCGATCGAGGTGCTGAAGGGGAGACGATTTCAGATTCCGCTTGGGATCACGTCGAGGTCGCCGATGACGCGGCGGCGTTCTTCGATGACAGTTTTGTTCACGAGGTTTCGATCACGTTCGAGAACGAAGACTGGTACGACGTGCTGTTTGATTCCCACGCCAACGATGCGGAGGATCCCTACTTTGCCGCCGATGTGACAATTGATGGGATCACGATGGAAAACGTGGGGGTGCGTTTCAAAGGCAACTCGTCATTCACTGGCACCGGTATCAAGAAGTCATTGAAAATAGACTTTGACGAGTTCGATGAAGACAACGACAGCCTGACCTACCTGGGCCTGAAAAAGCTGAATCTGAACAACAACTACAACGACCCGACGATGCTGCGGGAGAAGTTGCTGTATGACTTTGCGTCCAACTTCGTCGAGGGTGCCAGCCGAGCGGTCCATACCAATGTCACGATCAATGGCGAGTTGTACGGCGTTTACACGGCGGTCGAACAAGTTGACAAAACATACGTGCAGACACGCTTCGGCAGTGACGAAGACGGCAACCTATTCAAAGGCGCCGCCGCAGATGAGGTGGTCGATGATCCCAATGCGGACTTCGGATCGGACTTGACCTACCTCGGCGACGACCCCGTCGCCTACGAAGAGAACTACCAACTCAAAACCAACGAGACCGCGAACGACTATTCTGATCTGGTGGAATTCATCGACGTTCTCAACAACACGTCGGCCGAAGATCTGTCAGAGGCGATAGAACCGTTGTTGGATGTGGATGATGCGTTGGCGTCGATTGCGATCAACAATCTGTTTGCGAACCTCGATTCGTACAACGGCGCGGCGCACAATTACTACCTGTACGACCGCGACGACACCGGGCAGTTCACGCACATTCTGTGGGACGCGAACGAGTCCTTTGGACGGTTCAGTCTATTCACCTCACCAGGTGAAGACCTGCAGGAGCTCGATCCGTTTTGGCTGCCTGTCGCGACCACGACGGGTGGGCCGATCGGTGGCCCGGGAGGCGGTGGGCCTCCCGTGGGTGGACCCGGCGACATCGTCGAAGACGAAGACGCAGAGGAGTCACGCCCCTTGATGGAAAACCTGTGGGCAGTGGATGAGTACAGCGCTGACTACCTGCGTGATTTGGCGGAGATGCTGCGGGAAGGATTCGATGTCACGACGGCGACCGAGCGAATCGATGAATTGGCGGATCTGATTCGTGACGATGTGACGGCGGACCCGAACAAGCAATACACGACGGCCCAGTTTGAACAAAACCTGACCAGCGACATCGTGTCCGGGATGGGGACGATCTACGGATTGACTTCGTTCATCGAGACTCGAGCGGAGTACCTCGATGCGGAGTTGGACACGTATGCGTCATCCTCCGATCTGCGTCTCAACGAATTGATGACGACCAACGTCACAACCATCCAAGATGAGGCCGGGGACTATGACCCTTGGATCGAAATCTACAACTTTGGTCCAGGTCTGGTCGACGTCTCGGGCTTGTACCTGACCGATGATGCGGGTGATCTGACCAAGTGGTCAATCCCAGCGGGAAGTCTCGATGATGGAGAGTTTTGGACGCTTTGGATGGATGGCGAAACCAGCGAAGGAAGCAACCACGCAAGTTTTGCTCTCAGTGCAACCGGTGGCACC from Rhodopirellula islandica harbors:
- a CDS encoding CotH kinase family protein → MINQWFSSKKRREANRVSKSRRRLRVELFEQRMMLHGEAVDGVDTMSDTDALAAAAEMTTGTTRDVSSDRGAEGETISDSAWDHVEVADDAAAFFDDSFVHEVSITFENEDWYDVLFDSHANDAEDPYFAADVTIDGITMENVGVRFKGNSSFTGTGIKKSLKIDFDEFDEDNDSLTYLGLKKLNLNNNYNDPTMLREKLLYDFASNFVEGASRAVHTNVTINGELYGVYTAVEQVDKTYVQTRFGSDEDGNLFKGAAADEVVDDPNADFGSDLTYLGDDPVAYEENYQLKTNETANDYSDLVEFIDVLNNTSAEDLSEAIEPLLDVDDALASIAINNLFANLDSYNGAAHNYYLYDRDDTGQFTHILWDANESFGRFSLFTSPGEDLQELDPFWLPVATTTGGPIGGPGGGGPPVGGPGDIVEDEDAEESRPLMENLWAVDEYSADYLRDLAEMLREGFDVTTATERIDELADLIRDDVTADPNKQYTTAQFEQNLTSDIVSGMGTIYGLTSFIETRAEYLDAELDTYASSSDLRLNELMTTNVTTIQDEAGDYDPWIEIYNFGPGLVDVSGLYLTDDAGDLTKWSIPAGSLDDGEFWTLWMDGETSEGSNHASFALSATGGTLQLTDGITVIDTVTYEAMSDDTSLARVPDGEGDLETTDQPTFGVENLASVVVIDPVDPVVLYINEFMADNDSVIEDPDEAGAFEDWVEIYNPGTESIDLSGLSMTDDLSDPTQWQFASGTTIAAGGYLIVWADGDTDQGDDHATFKLSSGGEEIGLYHTDGTTLIDSVVFGEQVTDISYGRFPDGDEVFVSMTTATPGAANVNDTTSTNESPTADAGGSYSGLVGDTITLTAAGSTDSDGTIASYAWDLDGDGEYDDATG